The window GCGACCAGGTGCACGCCGTGCTGCGGGAGACCGTGGTCGGCGGCCCCGCCCCGTCCGTGCCCGCCGACGCGGCAGGCCGCGCCACGGTCCTGCGCGAGACCCACGAGACCACCCTGCGGCGCATCGGTGACGCCGGGGCCGCCACCGGGATCGCGGCACTGACCGCCGCGGTGCTTCAGCTGCGCGCCGGAGTCCTCGCACCCACCGGAGAGCGGGCCGCCCCCGCGGCCTGGCCGCGGCCGCTCGACGCACGGGGGCGGGAGCTGCCCCGTACAGCCGTGGTGGAGCCGGCCGAGGCACAGGGGCCCGGCATCACAGGCGTACTGGAGGAGTACCTGCCCTCGGGGGAGAGCTCCGCACGCCCGGAGCAGGACCGCAAGGCCGCCGCGCGCGACGAGCTGATCCTGCTGTCCGCACCCACCCCGGCCCACCTCACCGCCTTCGCCGCGCGCCTCGCCGACTGGCTGGCACCCGCCGCGTCCGGCGACCGTGGAGACGGCCCCGCCGCGCTGCCCGCGCTCGGCGAGCTGGCCCGTGCGCTGCGCGCAGGGCGCGCCGCGCTGCCCTTCCGGCTGGCGCTGATCGTCCGGGACCTTCCCCAACTCATCGCATCACTCGATGAGTTCGTGGCGGATCCATCGGCGGCGCGCGGCAGCCGCATCCGCACCGCCGACCTGCGCGGCGGGGCGGACGACCGCTACGCCCTCGCCGGGGTGCCGGAGACCCGGGACTACCTGGCCGCGCTGTGGCGGGGGAACCGGCTTGAGCAGGTGACCCGACTGTGGCTGGCCGGGCTGCCCATCGACTGGGCCGCCCTCGAACAGCGCACCGGTGCCGGCGGCATGGTCGTACCGCTGCCCCCTTCGGTGTTCCTGCGCCGCCCGATGTGGCTGGGCGGCGCACCTGTCACCGGTGCCCCGAAGGGGAGCGCCGGGGAGGCCGGTGCGGCGACGGAGCCCACCGGATGAGCGGATGAGCGGATGAGCGGAAACGTAATCCTGGGCGGGTCCGCCGGACCCGGTGAGCCGGGCCGCCCCGCGCCGGTCAAGCTGTGGTTCTGCACCAACGAGGAACTGGCCGCCGAGTTCGCCGAGACCCTGGCCGACGCCTGGCTGGACGCGCCGGAGCGCGAGCTCGCCGAGCGGTTCCTGTTCGAGCAGGACCGCCACCAGTACGTCATCGCGCACCTCCTGGTGCGGCGCGTGCTGGCGTTGGAGACGGGCGTGCCCGAGTCGGAGGCTGTGATCTGGCGTTCGACCCGCGGTCGGCCGTTCTTCCGCAGGCCCCCCGAAGGGATGCTGCGAGGCGGCCACAAACTGGACTTCAACCTGTCCCACACCCATGGGCACAACCTGCTCGGCATGGTGCGCGCCCACCGGATCGGCGTGGACGTGGAACGCCTGGACCGTGGCGCCCGGGGGCTGAACACCATCGTCGACACCTTCGCGCCGCAGGAGCGGCACTGGGTGACGCAGGTCCCGCCCGGCCGCCCGCGCGACCGGCGGGTGCTGCGCCTGTGGACGCTCAAGGAGGCGTATTCCAAGGCGCTCGGGCTGGGGCTCGGCCTGCCCTTCGACTCATTCGTCTTCGAGCTGGCCGAGGACGACGGAGTGCTCGGATTCCAGCCCCCCGACAACGCCGTCGAGGGCGCCCAGCGATGGCGGTTCCTGGAACTGGAACCGGCGCCCGACATCCTGGCCGCCGTCGCGGTGATCATCGACCCGGGGGCGCCCGCGGTGCTCCAGCTGTACCACGGCTTCCCCTGGAGCAGGGGCGTGCCGCAGCTCATCGCCCTGCCCGAACCGGCGCGGATCCTCGTGTGACCGCGGCGCTCGGCAGCCGGCACGCGCAGAGCCCCGGTGCTGTCGGCACAGCATCGGGGCCCACTCATCGGCGCAGCCGCGTATCAGGCGGTCGCGGTCGCTTCCTCCACGGGGCGTTCCAGCTCCCGCTCGGCGCGCCCCAGCATGATCGAATCGGCGATCTCGCCGCTGCGTACGGCGATGTTCGACAGCAGCGCGGACGACAGACCGTGGCTGTGCTCGGTGCCGCCCTGGAGATAGACCCCGCAGGTCAGTCCCGACGCGGGGACGAGACGGTAGTCGCGCTCCACCCGGTGCCTGCCCGCCGCGTCACGCTGGAAGAGCTGGTCGAAGTCGCCGAGCAGGCGCGCCGGGTCCACGCAGTCGTAGCCGGTGGCGAAGACCAGTGCGTCGACGCCCAGTTCCTCCGTCCGGCCGTCGAGCAGCGAGCGCAGGACCACCCGCTTTCCGTTGCCGGCGGGCTTGACCTCGGTGACCCTGGTCAGGTTGCGGAAGTGCAGCCGTCGGCTGTCGCGCACCTCCTCGTCGTACGCGCGTTGGTACAGCGAGCGGATGACGTCGGCGTCGACCACCGAGTAGTTGGTGTTGCGGTGATAACGCCAGAACGCGTCCCTCGCCTGATCGGTCCCGAAGAAGTACTCGTCGACCGCGCCGGGATCGAACACCTGGTTGGCGAAGGGGGTGTCGTCGGCGACGGAGTAGCCGTACGACGGGATGACCGCGGAGACCTGGGCGTGCGGCAGCGAGTCGTAGAGGAACCGGGTGATCTCGGCCGCGCTCTGGCCGGCGCCGACCACCGCCACGCTCCTGAGGTCCTCAGGCGCGTGTGCGTTGAATCTGCCCAGGAACTCCGAGCTGTGCCACACCCGTTCGTCGGCCGTCATGCCCTCCGGCAGACGCGGTACCAGGCCCGTCGAGATGGCCACGTTGCGTGCGGTGACCACCTGGGTGCTGCCGTCGCTTTCGCGCACCTCGATCTCGAGAAGGTCGGGCGCTTTGGCTCCGTTCTCGGCGACGGGCCGGATCGAGATGACCTCGGCTCCGTAAGTGACCTGGTTGTCGAGGCCTGCGGCCGCCCACTCCAGGTACTGGTGGAATTCGTGCCGGGTCGGAAAGAAGTCCTGGTTGTTCACGAACTGCACCAGCCGGTTCGCGGCGTGCAGATACGAGACGAAGCTGAACCGGGACAGCGGGTTCCTGAAGGTCACCAGGTCCTTCAGGAACGAAATCTGCATGGTTGTCGACGGCAGCAACATGTTTCGGTGCCAGCCGAAGGTGGGCTGCCGCTCGAAGAAATGGGACTTGACCGGATGCTGTGCAGCGCTCGCCCCATGCTCCTCCAACGCGATCGCGAGCGAGAGGTTGGACGGGCCGAACCCGATTCCGACCAAGTCGTAGATCTCTTGATGGCGCCTGCCCGTTATGCCCATAAAAACTCTCCCGCTTGCGTCTGGAAAACTCGGCCGATGACCCGAGAGACCGTTCTGCAGTGTCGCTCTCCAGAGTGTCTCAAAAGCAACTTGAAGACGGCATGAAGACCTTTCAAGCGTTTCTCGAGGTGCTCGGTATTCGCGATCGTTGTCCCGTCGGCGGGACGGCTGTAGGGTCGGCGATGATTTCCTGTATCCGTGTGGTGCGGCCGATTCTGTAGGTATCCGGAGTAATGCGCTCAGGTGTGAACCGGGCCGAGCCATGCCCTGAGTCAATTGCTGGAAAGGTGAATCCGGATGTTCGTTCCCAGCTTTTACCGTGAGCCGGAAAATTCATGGATGGTCGACCTGATCCGTGATAATCCACTGGCGCTTTCGGTGGCCAACGGCACTGACGAGGACGGTCCCTTCGCCACGCATCTGCCGGTCATCTTCGACCCCGAAACGGCCGCTGACTGGTCCGGCGAGCTGCCCGGGGTCACGCTGCTCGGGCACATGAACCGGGCGAACCCGCACTGGGCGGCGCTGGAGACGGGCGGCGTCCTGCTGCTGACGTTCACCGGTCCGCATTCCTATGTGTCGCCCACGGTGTACGAGGTGACCCCGGCCGCCCCGACGTGGAACTTCACCGCGGTGCACGTCCGGGGCGTGGTGGAGAAGATCGACTCGGCCGAGGAGACGCTGGGCGTGGTGCAGTCCACGGTGCGGGCTTTCGAGGGGGCGTTCGGCAACGGCTGGGACATGGACGGGTCGCTCGACTACTTCCGCAAGATCCTGCCCGGTGTGGGGGCCTTCCGGCTCAAGGTGACCGGGGCCGAGGGCATGTTCAAGCTCAGCCAGGAGCAGCCGGGCGAGGTGCGGGCTCGCGTGCAGGAGGCGTTCGGGCAGAGCGCGTGCACGTACAGGCGTGAGACCGCCGAGCTGATAGGCCGGCTGTCCTGACGTCCCCGCAGGCTCCGCCGTCAGGCGGCGCCGATCCCTGCGTGACCAGGTCGCCGGCATCGGCGCACTGCCTCTGACGGTGGCCTGCGCAGCGGGCCGCAAGGTCGCCCGCCGGTCCCCGACAGCAGCCCTCCGTGTCCCGGACCCGGTTGACCCGGCCTCGCACCGGGGGCAACCGGGGCGTGCCGGAGGTGTCCGTCATGGTGCCCGCCGACGGCGGGCCGGCGTCGCATCGCCGCGTTGTCCGCCCCGGTGATGCCGACGCCCTCGCTCATGCCGTCGCTGCCTCGAAGCCCGCACCGTCGTCCGGTACGACCACCGTGCCGGCACTCTCGCCGTCGAAGATCTGCCGCAGGACGCAGTGCTTGATCCTGCCGTCGATGACGCGGGCCGTGCGCACCCCGTTGTTCACGGCGTGCAGGCAGCCCTCCATCTTGGGGATCATCCCGGCGGCCAGCCCGGGCAGCAGACCGGCCAGTTCGCCTGCGGTGAGGCGGGGGATCACCTCGTCGCTGTGCGGCCAGTTCGCGTACAGGCCCTGGACGTCGGTGAGGATGAGAAGGGCCTCGGCGTCGAGCGCGGCGGCGAGGGCCGCGGCCGCGGTGTCGGCGTTGACGTTGAACACACCGCCCCTGGCGGCATCCTTGGCGTCCTCGGCCCGGGCGATGGAGGAGATGACGGGGATGCGTCCGTTGTCGACGAGGTCCCGCACGATCCCGGCGTCGACGCGGGCGACCTCGCCGACCCGGCCGATGTCCACCGACTTGCCGTCCGTCTGCGCATAGCGCCTGACAGCGGTCATCAGACGGGCGTCCTCGCCCGTCATGCCCACCGCGTGCGGGCCGTGCTCGTTGAGCAGCCCGACGAGCTCGCGCTGCACCTGCCCGGCGAGGACCATCCGTACGACATCCATGGCCTCGTCGGTGGTGACCCGCAGGCCGTCCTTGAACTGGGAGGGCAGGTCGAGGCGTTGGAGCTGGGCGCTGATCTGCGGGCCGCCGCCGTGCACCACGACGGGTTTCAGGCCGGCATGCCGCAGAAAGAGGATGTCCTTCGCGAAGGCCGCCTTCAGTTCGGCGTCGACCATGGCGTTACCGCCGAACTTGATGACGACGGTCTTGCCGTGGTGGCGCGCGATCCAGGGCAGCGCCTCGACGAGGGCATGGGCCTTGGACAGGGCCGTGCGCTCGCTGGGGCGGTCGCGGTGGGTTTCCAGCAGAGCCGGCTGAGGATAGGGGGAAGCACTCATGAGGCGTACTCGCTGTTCTCGTGGAGGTGGAGAGACGCCGGAGGCGAACAGCGGCTCACGGTGCGACTCCGATCGTGGAAAGCCCCAGTCCTTCGGGCAGACCGAGGGCGGTGTTCATGCTCTGGACGGCCCCGCCCGCGGTGCCCTTGGTGAGGTTGTCGATCGCGCTGATGGCGATGATCCGGCCGACCGCCGGGTCCAGGGCCACCTGGATCTGCGCGGCGTTCGACCCGTACACGGCTGCGGTGCTGGGCCACTGCCCCTCGGGCAGCAGCCGTACGAAGGGCTCGTCGCCCAGCGCCTTCTCGTACGCGGCCCGTACGTCCTGCGCGCCGACCCCGGGCCGCGCCGCGGCCGAGCAGGTGGCCAGGATGCCGCGGGGCATGGGGGCCAGGGTCGGGGTGAAGGAGACCGCCACCCGGCGGCCCGCCACGGCGCTGAGGTGCTGCGCCATCTCGGGGGTGTGCCGGTGGCCGCCACCCACCCCGTAGGGCCGCATGGATCCCATGACCTCGCTGCCGAGCAGGTCCGCCCTGGGCGCCTTGCCGGCGCCGGACGTGCCGGACGCCGCGACGACCACCGCCTCGGGTTCGGCCAGCCGAGCCGCGTACAGGGGAAAGAGGGCCAGCAGGACGGCGGTCGGGTAGCAGCCCGGCACCGCGATACGCCGCGAACCCGCCAACGCGGCGCGTGAGCCCGGTAGTTCGGGCAGACCGTAGGGCCAGGTGCCCGCGTGCGGCGAGCCGTAGAACGTCTCCCAGTCACTCGCGTCGGCGAGACGGAAGTCCGCGCCGCAGTCGATGACGAGGGTCTGCTCGCCCAGCTGCCCGGCGACCGCGGCGGACTGGCCGTGCGGCAGGGCGAGGAAGACCACGTCGTGTCCCTGGAGGGCGTCGGCGGTGGTGGCCCGTACCTCGCGCCCGGCCAGCGGAGCAAGATGCGGTTGCAGGGTGCCCAGACGCTGTCCTGCGCTGGAGTGCCCGGTCAGCGCGCCGATCTCCACTTCGGGGTGGGTCAGAAGCAGGCGGAGGAGCTCGCCCCCCGCGTATCCACTCGCTCCCGCCACGGCTGCACGTACTGTCATGAACCCTCCCAGTTGGCAGATAGGTCGCGACCGGTCCGGCTGTCACCCGCCGCGCGTTGCTCCAGTCAACTCCCTGAAACGGAGCAGTAGTTGGTCCTGATCCTGCTGCAGACTCTCGATGCGGCGATGCAGCTGGTCCATCTCCTCGCGGAGGGGGCGCACCGTGTTGTCGGCCGGTGCGGGCGTCCTGCGGGGCTGCACCGGGGAGGCCGGGCGGGGGCCCGCCGCCCCGGTGAGGGCCGGGTCATGGTGGAGAATCTGCACCATCAGGTCGCGCAGGTCGGGGCCGGGCTCCACGCCGAGCTCGCGCCTGATGCGGTGGCGGGCCCGTTCGTACACGGCGAGCGCTTCCGCCTGCCGGCCGCAGCGGTACAGGGCGACCATCAGCAGGTGGTAGAACCGTTCCCGGGTGGGGTGCTGGGTGGCGAGCTCCGCCAGCTCGCCGACGATCTCGCCGTGGCGCCCGGTGCGCAGATACGCGTCGCACCTCATCTCCAGGGCGGCCAGCCGGAGCTCGTCGAGCCGGGCCGCCTCGTCCGCGCAGATGTCGCCGAGCAGGCTCCCCTGCAGTGCGGGTCCACGCCACAGTGACAGTGCCTGGTCCAGCAGCTCACCGGTCTGCCCCGGGGCGTGGGGCAGGGCCCGACGGCCCTGTTCGGTCAGCTGCCGAAAGCGCGCCGCGTCCGTTTCGGCGGGCGTGAGCCGCAGGGTGTAGCCGTGCGGGGTGGTCACGATCCATGGGCGCCGCGTCTTCTCATCGGCGTCCTGGCCCGCCGGGCGGGACAGCAGCCGGCGCAGCCGGGCCACATGGATCTGCAGCGCGTTCGCCGCGTTGGCGGGCGGATGAACGCCCCAGAGCTCGTCGATGAGCCGCCGCGCGGAGACGTCGTGCCCGGCCTTCACCACCAGGGCCGCGAGCAGCGCACGCTGTTTGGCACCCGTGGGGAGAACCCGCAGGCCGCTCCGCTCGTCCTGGAATTCCACGAGACCGAGAATGCAGAACCGCATCTCTTCCCTTCACATGCCCGCGTGCCGGTCGGTTGCAGGCGTCGGACGGCCAGGGGCCGGCGAGTGCCGATGGTTCAGGACGTGCGCGTCGCGCCCGCCGCGTCCAGGGCCGCGGTCGCGTCCCACTCGATCTGCCGCAGCAGCGGAGCGGGATCGTTCTGGAAGTAGAAGTGGCCGCCGTCGAACACCCGCAGGCCGAGGAAGTGTGCGGTGTGCTCCTCCCATCCGGCCATCCGCCGCGGTGACGCCGCGTGGTCCCCGACGCCGGCGTACGCGGACAGCGCCACGGGCAGGGGAGCGTGGTCGGGAGTGGGGCACCAGGTGTCCACCAGGCGCATGTCCGCCCGGATCATCGGGTCGAACACGGCCCACAGGTCGGGGTCGTCGAAGACCTCGTCGGGTGTGCCGCCGAGCAGCCTCAGGCGGCTGCGCAGCTCGGCGTCCGGCAGCTCGTGGTACCCGAGCCCCTGCCCCGTGAGCTGCGGCGCCGGCCGTCCGGAGAGACCGACCCACACCGGCAGCGGAAGCCCCCGGTCGACGAGCCGCTGGGTGATCTCGTACGCGATGAGGGCGCCCATGCTGTGCCCGAACAGGGCGTAGGGCGAGGTCTGTCGGGGTGCGATACGGCAGAGCAGGAAGTCGGCGAGGCGGCCGGCGTCAGCGATCTGCGGCCGGTCGAGCAGCAGGCCGTGGCCCGGGGCGTCGAGCAGTCGCACGTCCCAGGTGTCCGGCAGCATGGCCGGCCAGTGACGGTACAGCAGGTGTGAGCCCCCGGCGTGGTGCAGGACGAACAGGCGCAAGGCAGGTCGTGTGCTGTCCATCGCTCTTCCTCGGGGTCGGTCCTGGCTTCCCCGGACCATAGAACGGTGTGCGGTCCCCCGGGTGCGGGCACCAGACGGGCTCCACCTCGGGTGTGGCCGTTCTTGAGCGGTTCTCGGGCCGCGCGGGCACCGAAACGGGGCGCCGGACATCCGGCGGGTACGTGCTGCCGTTCGACGCGGGGGCGGGAGGCGGGTCCGGCCGGCCAGGGCCGACGTGTCGCGCCAGGGGCTTGAAATCACCTGTTTCGCCCGGGAGCCGGGGCACGCCCGACCGGCTCACGCGGCCGTCGGCACCTCTCGCGTACCGCGCCCTGCCGACCGGTCCGGCCTTGCCGTTTGCGGCATTCGGATGCGCGGAGCCATCCGCCGGGGCGCCGAACGGGCTCTCCCGGGTTCCGAAAGAGGGTTCGTCGAGCACCCGATCCAGAACGACTCGAACTCCGCCCTACCGCCCTTGTTGGCCCGGCGTTCGCATCCCTACGGTGACGTGGCAACGCCGGGCTCGCTACCGGCGCCGGGGGTCCTCTTCCACGGGACGCCCGAGCGGTTGTCGGGAGGACACCACCGATGGGCGCATCCGCGCCCGCCGCCGTCCCCTGCGCAGCCTGACGATTTCCCATCCCGAGTTACCCCAAGACGGTTGACGGTTAAGGACGGTGCCAGTTGAGCACGAACCCCTTCGATGACGAGGACGGCCGCTTCTTCGTCGTGGTCAACGCCGAGGAGCAGCACTCCCTGTGGCCGGTGTTCACCGAGGTGCCGGCCGGCTGGCGGGTGGTCTTCGGCGAGGCGGCCAAGGCCGAGTGCCTGGAGTACGTCGAGCAGAACTGGACCGACCTGCGCCCCAGGACGCTGCGCGAGGCCATGGCCGCGGACTGAAGGCCCCCCTGGGCTTTTGCCACGTGATGCGGCGGAACCCATGTCGCGACGAGCCCGGCCGGGACGCCCCCGTTCGGTCGGGCATCCGGGGGCCTCTCGTCTGGATCAGGCCGGGCTCGCGGGGTCCGGCACGCACTCCCCCGAGGTCTCGGCTTCGCTCGACCAGGGGGACCCCCTCCTGCGTTGTCGTCGGTCGCCCATGCTCCTTCCCCAAGCTCTCGGCTTCGCCCAAGCAGGGGAGACCCCATCCGACTCCCTCCTCCGCCTTGCAGCTGCACGAACGGACCCCGCTTCCTGATCCGGCCTGATCCAAACGAAAGGCCCTTGGAACGGAACACGCCGCGGCCCGCGGCGCTCGGCTTCGTGGGCCTGCACACCTACTTCTCGCCGGCGCTCGCGGCGTACCTGAGCGGGCCGGCGCAATGGAACGACAGTGACCGCCGCCCGCACGCTCCGTCGAGTGACCGGTCTACGCCCAGGCAAGCACTCTGAGTGGGGAGATGAAGATGGTGAGCGGCGCCGTGAGAACCGCGAGCAGATCCAAGGCCGGGCCGGCGGGCAGCAGCGGTGAGCCCGTGCAACGCGATGTGGTCCTGTCCTTCGTGGGGCCACAGGCCAAGGTGCAGAAGTCGGGCATGCTCCTCCCGCAGAACCTGTCGGAGCGGTCCTGGGAGCAGATCGGCACCAATCTGCGCGAGCTCGTGAACTCCTCGGCGTGGTGGCTCGCCGACTGGCTCATCTACGGGGAGGCCGCCTACGGGTGGCGGCGGTACAAGGAGGCCATCGAGCGGACCGGCCTCGACTACCAGACCCTGCGCAACTACGCCTGGGTGGCCCGCCGGTTCGAGCACCACCGCAGGCGGGACAGCCTCAGCTTCGCCCACCACGCCGAGGTCACCCGGCTGTCCCCGCCGGAGCAGGACTACTGGCTGCGCAAGGCCGAACAGCAGAAGTGGTCGCGCAACGAGCTCCGCAGGGCGGTGCGCGCCAGCCTGGCCGCGCAGAACGACACGGCCGAGATCCCCCCGGGCGGTGGCGCCGAGCAGCAGGACGTGCCCCAGCTCGCCAACTCGGCCGCCGCCGAGCGGCGCAAGCAGAAGGTCACCCGGCTCACCATCGAACTGTCCGCCGGTCAGCTGGATCTCTACTCGAAGGCCGCTGCCGCACACGGGATGCCCGTCGACAAATGGGTGGCCCAGGTCCTCGAAGCCGCCGATCAGCGGCCCCCTGAGCAGCGGACCGCCTGAGGGCTGTCCCGGGACAGCTCCCAGCGCCGCATCGCCCGAACGCCGTGCCGGCGGGCCTCCCCCTCCCGGGTGGGTGCGCCGACGGCCTGTCCGACCGGACACCACTCACATCGGAGCAGTTGATGATCCTTCAGGGAAAGCGGGTGGACCTGCCCACGACGCCCGTCGTCCACCGGCAGGTCGAGGCACACGCGCGGAACACGCCCGACGCCGTCGCCGTCTTCTACGCCGGCGAGCAGGTGACGTATGCGGAGCTGAACGCCAAGGCCAACCGGTTCGCACACCTGCTCCTGACGCGCGGGCACGGCCGGGGCGCGAAGGTGGGTGTCTGTCTCGACTACTCGGTCGACATGCTCGTCGCCATCCTCGGCACGCTGAAGGCCGGCGCGGCCTACGTACCCTTCGACCCGGCCTACCCCTCGGCGCGGCTCCAGCTGCTGTTGAGCCAGGTGCCCGGCCTCGCCCTCATCGTCGCCTCCCCGGCGACGGCCCCTCTGGTGGAGTCGGCGGACGTCGACATCATCGACCTGGCGCCGCTGGCCGAGCACCTCGCGGGCCTCCCGGCCACCGACCCCGGCGTCCCGGTCACCGGCGACGACGTGTGCTACGCGGTCTTCACGTCCGGCTCGACCGGTACGCCGAAGCTGACCGCGGTGCGGCACGAGGGCTGGTTCAACCTGATGAACTGGCTGAGCCTCGAATACGGCCTGCACATCGGGTCCCACAACCTGGTCGTCAGCGCGTTCGGTTTCGACCTCTCCCAGCGCGCCCTGATGACACCGCTGTTCTGCGGCGCCACCCAGTACCTGATGGCCACCCGGAACTTCGACGCCATGATGGCGTACCGGATGCTGACCGACCACGACATCCGCGTCGTGCACTGCGCCTCCAGCACGCTGTACCTGCTCGTGGACTGGGAGACCGCGCGGGGCCGGGACGCGCTCGCCCGGCTCGACTACGTGCTGTTCGGCGGAGAGGCGCTGAAGGCCGAGCGGCTCACCAACTGGGCGCGGCGCGAGGGCAATACGTGCACCCTGCTGCACCAGTACGGCGTCGCCGAGTGCACGGACGTCGCCACCTCCTACGATCTGGGCGACTACCGGCCGGGCGAGCACGAGATCGCACCGGTGGGCAGGCCGGCCTACAACACCGACATCCACCTCCTCGACGAGCACCTGAGCGAGGTCGGGCCGGGCGAGCAGGGCGAGATCTGCATCTCCGGCGCAGGCGTGGGCGC is drawn from Streptomyces sp. NBC_00464 and contains these coding sequences:
- a CDS encoding polyketide synthase; amino-acid sequence: MDERDVLTSFKGGSLERGQAVRILTTLMSVGVAASVPAVLARTAPPTADAAPEPVVHTVREAREAGGADAASATDRYAIVGIAGRYPLAADLLAHWQNLRDGRDTSSTGPLHRPGGSPLEPGRRGHFLGEVAGFDAEFFGLTPAEAALMDPQARLFQEIVWEALEDAGCTGSRLDSLTGPDGRPRAVGVFAGVGAADYALLAAEGWARGCREMPNSGHRDLAVGLARRLRLSGPAQAVDSADTSALDAVHLAVGALRRGECAAAVAGGVELLLHRSRSRDAAGEGVGAVVLKPLDRALADGDQVHAVLRETVVGGPAPSVPADAAGRATVLRETHETTLRRIGDAGAATGIAALTAAVLQLRAGVLAPTGERAAPAAWPRPLDARGRELPRTAVVEPAEAQGPGITGVLEEYLPSGESSARPEQDRKAAARDELILLSAPTPAHLTAFAARLADWLAPAASGDRGDGPAALPALGELARALRAGRAALPFRLALIVRDLPQLIASLDEFVADPSAARGSRIRTADLRGGADDRYALAGVPETRDYLAALWRGNRLEQVTRLWLAGLPIDWAALEQRTGAGGMVVPLPPSVFLRRPMWLGGAPVTGAPKGSAGEAGAATEPTG
- a CDS encoding 4'-phosphopantetheinyl transferase family protein, whose protein sequence is MSGNVILGGSAGPGEPGRPAPVKLWFCTNEELAAEFAETLADAWLDAPERELAERFLFEQDRHQYVIAHLLVRRVLALETGVPESEAVIWRSTRGRPFFRRPPEGMLRGGHKLDFNLSHTHGHNLLGMVRAHRIGVDVERLDRGARGLNTIVDTFAPQERHWVTQVPPGRPRDRRVLRLWTLKEAYSKALGLGLGLPFDSFVFELAEDDGVLGFQPPDNAVEGAQRWRFLELEPAPDILAAVAVIIDPGAPAVLQLYHGFPWSRGVPQLIALPEPARILV
- a CDS encoding lysine N(6)-hydroxylase/L-ornithine N(5)-oxygenase family protein translates to MGITGRRHQEIYDLVGIGFGPSNLSLAIALEEHGASAAQHPVKSHFFERQPTFGWHRNMLLPSTTMQISFLKDLVTFRNPLSRFSFVSYLHAANRLVQFVNNQDFFPTRHEFHQYLEWAAAGLDNQVTYGAEVISIRPVAENGAKAPDLLEIEVRESDGSTQVVTARNVAISTGLVPRLPEGMTADERVWHSSEFLGRFNAHAPEDLRSVAVVGAGQSAAEITRFLYDSLPHAQVSAVIPSYGYSVADDTPFANQVFDPGAVDEYFFGTDQARDAFWRYHRNTNYSVVDADVIRSLYQRAYDEEVRDSRRLHFRNLTRVTEVKPAGNGKRVVLRSLLDGRTEELGVDALVFATGYDCVDPARLLGDFDQLFQRDAAGRHRVERDYRLVPASGLTCGVYLQGGTEHSHGLSSALLSNIAVRSGEIADSIMLGRAERELERPVEEATATA
- a CDS encoding FMN-binding negative transcriptional regulator, giving the protein MFVPSFYREPENSWMVDLIRDNPLALSVANGTDEDGPFATHLPVIFDPETAADWSGELPGVTLLGHMNRANPHWAALETGGVLLLTFTGPHSYVSPTVYEVTPAAPTWNFTAVHVRGVVEKIDSAEETLGVVQSTVRAFEGAFGNGWDMDGSLDYFRKILPGVGAFRLKVTGAEGMFKLSQEQPGEVRARVQEAFGQSACTYRRETAELIGRLS
- the argB gene encoding acetylglutamate kinase, whose product is MSASPYPQPALLETHRDRPSERTALSKAHALVEALPWIARHHGKTVVIKFGGNAMVDAELKAAFAKDILFLRHAGLKPVVVHGGGPQISAQLQRLDLPSQFKDGLRVTTDEAMDVVRMVLAGQVQRELVGLLNEHGPHAVGMTGEDARLMTAVRRYAQTDGKSVDIGRVGEVARVDAGIVRDLVDNGRIPVISSIARAEDAKDAARGGVFNVNADTAAAALAAALDAEALLILTDVQGLYANWPHSDEVIPRLTAGELAGLLPGLAAGMIPKMEGCLHAVNNGVRTARVIDGRIKHCVLRQIFDGESAGTVVVPDDGAGFEAATA
- the argC gene encoding N-acetyl-gamma-glutamyl-phosphate reductase, whose amino-acid sequence is MTVRAAVAGASGYAGGELLRLLLTHPEVEIGALTGHSSAGQRLGTLQPHLAPLAGREVRATTADALQGHDVVFLALPHGQSAAVAGQLGEQTLVIDCGADFRLADASDWETFYGSPHAGTWPYGLPELPGSRAALAGSRRIAVPGCYPTAVLLALFPLYAARLAEPEAVVVAASGTSGAGKAPRADLLGSEVMGSMRPYGVGGGHRHTPEMAQHLSAVAGRRVAVSFTPTLAPMPRGILATCSAAARPGVGAQDVRAAYEKALGDEPFVRLLPEGQWPSTAAVYGSNAAQIQVALDPAVGRIIAISAIDNLTKGTAGGAVQSMNTALGLPEGLGLSTIGVAP
- a CDS encoding AfsR/SARP family transcriptional regulator, which gives rise to MEFQDERSGLRVLPTGAKQRALLAALVVKAGHDVSARRLIDELWGVHPPANAANALQIHVARLRRLLSRPAGQDADEKTRRPWIVTTPHGYTLRLTPAETDAARFRQLTEQGRRALPHAPGQTGELLDQALSLWRGPALQGSLLGDICADEAARLDELRLAALEMRCDAYLRTGRHGEIVGELAELATQHPTRERFYHLLMVALYRCGRQAEALAVYERARHRIRRELGVEPGPDLRDLMVQILHHDPALTGAAGPRPASPVQPRRTPAPADNTVRPLREEMDQLHRRIESLQQDQDQLLLRFRELTGATRGG
- a CDS encoding thioesterase II family protein, which codes for MDSTRPALRLFVLHHAGGSHLLYRHWPAMLPDTWDVRLLDAPGHGLLLDRPQIADAGRLADFLLCRIAPRQTSPYALFGHSMGALIAYEITQRLVDRGLPLPVWVGLSGRPAPQLTGQGLGYHELPDAELRSRLRLLGGTPDEVFDDPDLWAVFDPMIRADMRLVDTWCPTPDHAPLPVALSAYAGVGDHAASPRRMAGWEEHTAHFLGLRVFDGGHFYFQNDPAPLLRQIEWDATAALDAAGATRTS
- a CDS encoding MbtH family protein, with the protein product MSTNPFDDEDGRFFVVVNAEEQHSLWPVFTEVPAGWRVVFGEAAKAECLEYVEQNWTDLRPRTLREAMAAD
- a CDS encoding LmbU family transcriptional regulator, whose amino-acid sequence is MRTASRSKAGPAGSSGEPVQRDVVLSFVGPQAKVQKSGMLLPQNLSERSWEQIGTNLRELVNSSAWWLADWLIYGEAAYGWRRYKEAIERTGLDYQTLRNYAWVARRFEHHRRRDSLSFAHHAEVTRLSPPEQDYWLRKAEQQKWSRNELRRAVRASLAAQNDTAEIPPGGGAEQQDVPQLANSAAAERRKQKVTRLTIELSAGQLDLYSKAAAAHGMPVDKWVAQVLEAADQRPPEQRTA